tgggtttcattattccaactccaccgcattctctcttcctcatcccttctttcttacaaggctttgtctctttctagcattgcttctagggtGTCCTAATCTAAGAAAaagtggtcttctttaggacaaaaggattagaagtgattttagaaggtgaaaagaaaaatagaaaggaaggaaagtaagccattagagttttttagaagaattctgcattaaggatcaaagtctttagagcttaagacttgaattaagttttcgtgtggatcaacgttggagggtgaacatttaggcacctagtgaaaattctgcacattggattGGCATTAGAGGTAtttttctatttctgcattttatattatattatttgattgcttctatTAAGAtgatctaggcttataagggtttaatgttaaggaactttattaagaaatttttaaaattcctaccTTCCgcctgcgcattataacatgctaaaacccttcaatgAGGACTTGATAGTTTAGTTATATTGGTGCAATGGTGCATTGTGAGAGGGGAATCATGCACCTTGGTAACCTATTCACCAAGCATTTGTGATCGTGTGCGCTTCTAAAATTCAGCAATCAAGTATCTTATCTCCTCATGTCTAATATTCTTAATGAAATCATCATTGTGCAATAAAAACTGAAAGATTTGATTAATCTAGCTGAATCAATTACTATAAAAAGTTGGTCAAAAGATCCATTGTATAGTATAAGAAATCAGATCTTTCTATAAAAACTAGCGGAAAGATGTTACGTAGACGTATAGATATCTATAATTTATCCAAGTGCATATCTGAAAGGTGTTGTCCAAAGATTCTATACAAGTGAAATACAGCTGTTTAAGCACCAAAAGATTAGATAACTTCGATTGACTTGTAAAGGTATTTTTTGACTTTTGGAAAGTTGTTCCTCTCTGTAATCAACAATTAAGGACTACTGAGACAAGATTAAAGCAGGTGCCACATAAAATATATGGTATAATGCCTTTTTACATGTCATGTGCTATAGTCACTATACGTCTGATGTGAATAGTAGTGAAAGGTAGGAGTTAATTCTCAGCCTCCCTCACatataaaagagtaaaagatgaCGCATAAAAGGTATCACGACCATTATCGGTTTTAGGATTCCAAAGAGCTGATTTCTCACTAGAAAACAAAAACAATGAGGTCAAACTTAATGCCAGACTCATGTGCTGGCCAACCAATTAGACTAGAACTGAAATATTTTACCTACGTCAGCTAAACTGTTTTCTTGTACCTTgtaaacttaaaaaaataaaaaaataaaaaaaatctgaggTCACATTTTTATCTCGTTCTTCCCGAGAACAAGAAATAGGGTATTAAAGTAGACATATTCAATGGCGACCACCTTCCACTCATAAACTCTGCAACAGGAAGCACTTCCCGATTCAACCACCAAGCACCTTCCCCAAATGGAGAAGCCCCATGCTGTCATGATCCCTTTTCCCAGCCCAGGCCACATAAACCCCATGCTGCAGCTAGCCAAGGTTCTCCATTTCAAAGGCTTCCACATCACCTTCATCAACACCGAGTTCAGCTACCATTGTATGCTGAAGTCTGCAGCACCAGATGTTCTCAGGGGCCCCAGTGATTTCCGACTTGAAACCATCCCTGATGGTCTCTCCCCCTCTGATCGAGAGAGCCCCGAATATAGTACGAAATTCTACCTCTCAACAAAAATAAACAGTGTTGCTCCCCTTAGAGAACTCCTATCAGAGCTCAATAACTCCTCTCGCACGCCCCCCATCACCTGCATCATATTCAACTGGCTCATGACTTTTTCTCTAGATGTTGCCGAACAGCTGGGCATTCCTGCGTTGGTGTTCTGCACTATGAGCGCTTGCGGTTTCATGGGCGCCCTTCACTTGGGCGAGCTCGTTCAGAGAGGATATATACCACTCAAAGGTAACCCACCTCACCTTCAGCACTTCATTCTATACGTTACCAACGCCATGGCCTAATTGGCCCTCTTGTATTGGTGCAGATAAGAGCTGCATCACAAATGGATACCTTGATACAATTATCGATTGGATTCCTGGAATGAAAGGTATACGCCTTGGAGATATTTCTAGTTTTGTTAGAGCAGTTGATCGTGATGACATGTTTCTCAACTTTGAGAAGGAAACGGCGAGTAATGCTCTCAGGGCCTGGGGATTAATCCTCAATACCTTTGATCACATGGAGTGCGATGTCTTGCGTGCCATGAAACATATGTTCCCTCAGATGTACGCATTAGGCCCTTTGCCTGCACTCCTCAATCGTTTGACAGAGAAGCAGAGGAATCCAATATGCTTGAGCCTTTGGAAGGAAGATTCTAGCTGTATGGAATGGCTGAATACCCAGAGAGATTCTTCAGTTATCTATGTGAATTTTGGAAGCCTCACAGTGATGACAACCCAGCAGCTGGTAGAGTTTGCTTGGGGCCTCGCAGAAAGCAAGCATCCTTTCTTGTGGATCATCAGGCCTGATCTTGTTGCGGGTGGGCTGGCTGCATTGCCTGAGGAATTCATTACGGAAACCAAGGGGCGGAGTCTCCTCGCCAGTTGGTGCTCGCAAGAAGAAGTGCTCTCTCACTCTTCTATTGGAGGCTTTCTGACGCATAGCGGCTGGAATTCAACACTGGAGAGTGTTTGCAGCGGTGTGCCGATGATCTGCTGGCCAAGCTTCGCAGAACAATATACTAATTGTAGATATGCCTGTAAGGAATGGGGAATAGGCATGGAGATCGACCAAGAGGTGAAGAGAGAGCAAGTTAAGGGCCTGATAAAGGAATTGATGGAAGGAGATAGAGGGCAGGAAGTGAGGAAAAGTGTCATGAAGTGGAAAGAGATGGCAAAGCAAGCAACTTCACAAGGTGGATCTTCTTATGCAAGCATGGAGAGATTAATTATAGACTTGAATCCTGAGAAGATTGCGGCTTAGAATTTGATGATTTGACTTTGTCACTCAAAACATAGGACCAAAATATGTTGAGTTTCATGATCGCGAAGATAAGAAAACAGCAAGCATGTTCTATGTGGAAGTGAATATCATGCTTCAGTAGAATACTTACGGATCTTTATGCGTGTATCAATACTATGCAGGCATTGCTTGTAAGGACTAAGAATCTTGGTGGCGCATGTTTTtggagaaaaatttaaaaaatgcttATATACATGTGCAGTATTTTGCTGTGCAATAGTGAGAGTATGATTACTTAGAAAATCAACAGGCAGAAACAGAAAACTAGAAGAGAAATAAAACCAAGAAAGGAGAGCCATTTTGCAGTCTGTGCCTTCTTCCAATCACCTGTCAACAGAATACcaaccttttctttctttgttttttttctttaattttccttttaactTTAGTTGTAAGATCTATGAAAGggaataaaaattaaatcactTCACAAAATTTTGGACTTCCAAACCTCTTGTTTTTTAAGTAAAGACAACCAAAGACTTTGATTTATTGCATTTTACCAATAACTGCAGGGATCAGAGCAATAGGATAGTCAAACTCGCTCTGTAGAGACCCATCTTGTGAGCAGATCACAAATGAAGCACAAGTTAGCACTTAAAGATTTTTTCGGGATGAAAAGAGTAGATTTCATGATTGAAAGGGAATGACACGGTGTGTCAGAAGGAAAGGATAAAACCACCATCTTCCCTCAAGACTACGACTATTGAATCCTTGGATAATATTATGGAATCCTGATGAAAGACTAGACACAGGACTTGCTCTATGACATTGGTAGACTTTCACTAGGAAATCTTGAGCCTTTGGAAGTCTCATATTCATTCAAATGTCTTAGCTAACAGAGTTGATCCTAGGCACAAGTCTTAATAATCCAGACACGACAAGTTTCCTTCTACAATTTGAACTCAAACCAAACAACCAAATATATGATTTCACTTAGCTCAATAATAGAAAACTCAATATATTACTaaataacccaaaaaaaaaaaaactatccacTTAGCTTGACGTCAAAGAAACTCAATACAGCATGGATCTAACCAAACTCATGCAAATCCTATATCAGTTGGAAGATCCCTGGTCTTCCCTGGATCATATTTCCGTCttaaaggagaaaaaagaagaagaataatgATGGAAGAACGAACAGCGATCCCAGGCAATCCTAAAGAAACATGGTACGGGTAGTTTAGGAGTGAAGTGCCCTGCAACGTGCCTGCTGCTGCATTGCCGGGTTTCACTAGCACTAAAATAACTAGTCCTCCAGCTGACATTTTGATAATGTACCTGAAGTTGATCTCTATTATTCATTTTGAAAATATTAGAATGAATAGTAGTAGCTTGTTTTGCATGATTTCCATAACCTGTTCGCTCCCTACTTTGCTGGTTCATACCTTGTGATAAAAAAAGCTGGCTCTGGATGAAATAAGGCATGTAGATTAATGTTGGTTAAGTATGATGCATAATGTCTGCTTAGTCCTAAATAGGGTGATGGCTCAGATCTTATTTATATATCTCAAATATTGGTATTCAATAAAATGTTCCTTCCCCTTGTTTACATAAACCATTTCTCTGTTGTTACACCTCCTTTGTTCCATTTATCTGTAGACTGCACAATAAAGCCTATTTCAATATGGCTCCATGGTTGCAACCCTCCTATGGGAGGAGGTTCTAGGTTTGAATCTTAATGGCTGGACCCAGAATTCCATTTGATGGCGCCTACTGTCATTCAAAAACAGAAGtgtaaagaaaagaagagagaagaagagaagggcttgCCCATTTCTTTCCCCAAGAACAGTGAAAAACCAAGTCTATGAAGGACTTCTTTAAAGATAGAAGAAGAGTCGTTAGCAATAGAATTGTCATGATAGAACCTTGTGGCATGTTTGCCACCCTTATTTGCTTTCAAATGTTTTCAAACCTTTGGTAGTACCAACTCGCTTATGAAAACAAAGCTGAATGTTCTTCCTTAGACTCATCCTTGTATGATAAAAGATTTCAATATTTTCGGATTAAGAAAGTAAAGGAAAAGATGAGAAGTTTCAAGCTAGAACTTTTCTGGGTTAATGAGGCAATGTTTAAAACTATTAAAATTATGGAGCATACTTTAACGCAGTCCAGAATAGCAGGGGAAAAAAAACCCTAAATTAGAGGATTGTCCATGTCAAAGTAAGTTTGTAGGAGTGCTCTCGTAAAAGACAGCTCATGATCAAGATTATTGGGCTTTGCAAGAAAACAAAAAGTAGAATAATTCCTTGTGCTTTAATTgcagcatctttttttttttgagaaattaatTGCAACAACTTCACTCACCTAAAAGCATCTAATTGCTCTATAACTGCAACCTTAAGTTATCAGATAGCCCAAATCATCTGAGTCATCTCATGCCATTGGAACAGGAGGATCTGATCAGGATATTGAATGGatgatgcataaatgccatCCAATCCTCTGATACTCCTTGCATCACTCTGCACATTTAGGGATAGTCCATTCTCTAATTCTAGTTCAAATTATGTGGCACTGAGCTTGATTTTGTCGTCCAgttaatcaagagttgatcaataCCAATCAAATGATTCTAGACAATCTTATTTATAGTTTGGAATCTAACATCATGACATTTCTAACAATCTTATATGGCCATTTGATGACTGAAATTTAAGTCCTAGGATTCTCACTATGACCCTCAAATCCTTATCCTAGTTGGACATGACCTATATCCAATCTGGATTTGCAAGTCTATAAATCGGGCATGCATCAAAAGATCGACCCGTCAAATTTTCATTATACAAGTCAAGTCCTACCAAAAATTTACTCAAACCTATATTCATCCCAAATGTATATCCATCAGAGTATGGATTTGACTTTCATGGATACTACCTGATGCGAACCAAACTCATAGCATATAGTTTATATAGTATAAATTTTACATTTATATTTCTAGTGTTTCTCATAAAACTTTTCTGTTGATAGAAAATGATGATGTTGTCGAGTCATAGCGGCAATTACAATGTCTTCCAATAATTGATTCAAGATGAAAGGGGGTCCATCCTTCAACAAAATAGAGACATTGTTAACTAAATAAAAAGATGTTCGACCTTATTTCCTCCTCATAGGAAATGCCATACTTTCCAAATCTTCTTCTAATCATTTATGTCTGTTATTGTTGCCCAACAGAGAAAGATTAAACTCCATTTTTAGGAATTTTACGATCCTAATTTTAGCATCTAATTGCTTGATTGATGTCCGATAATAATTGTCAAACCGGCACACGCCTTCTTCTCAAATAGGGCACCATTGATGTTCACTTTATAGGGATCATCTGGTGTGGGTTTCCAACGAATAACTGAAATGTTAAGAATGATCATCTGCAGGCACCTAAATAAATGTTCATTGCATGGTGAGTCCTAATTACATGTTTTATAGGAATCGAAAACTTTTTAGTCGTGTATATTTGACTTGCAAAACTATTTGCACTTGCAATGACAAAAGAAATATATTATATAGTTAGCAATGAGgatatatctttcttttttctttgtttttactGTTTGAATGAAAAGAAGGCAGAGATTGCCACCCGGCTTTTATTGagattagaaaaaaattatagaagagaggagaaaaggTTTGAGGATCTCATGCAAACCAAAATAACTTTTAATCATCTCTATGGGGCAAATGAATTTgggcaaatcaacatcagacCTTTGATTTAACTGTCATTTCCGTTTGAGTTGTTCATCAATGTTAGGAAATCTAGTCCAAATGATTCCTGTTTATAATATTTGCCACAGAAAAAATAGATTTACTaatgtaacaacccagaacctcacccaaaatgactagccagAAGATAATATTTGgatccttgatcctgtataagaacccaagatctacccagcgaataaccgatgtaaaactaaacacacgctcgcatgggtcctcacaactaatgaataaatttccatctagtTTCTTTATCATAGGATTATTTACCAATTTATCCACCGAACAGGCAACAATTTTTAATAGAGTGAAGTATAATGTGTACCAAATGCTAGGAGTTAATTTTaacaataaatttaaaatttagcaGTTAATCATTGTACATGTGCTCATATCTTCTAATCAAAGTGAATATACACTAATTATCAATTGGTGAGCTTGAAAGGAGTGTTATCTTGCATCATCTAGCTTGTTTCACTTTACCATCTACTGAAAAGGATATTCTGTTCCGTCTCCTTTTGTCTGATGATAACACAAATCCAATCATTGCACCATGTTTTCTTACAAATTGTGATTCTGATAAActtcaaaatttttgaaaaatcatAAATGTCCAATATATCCGATAGATTAAGTACATGTcatgaaaaaacaaaaagaatttttttaaaaaggaaagagaTAGTATTGAGCCAATTAGTGCCCATCCCAAGTCTTGTAATAGTTCATTGTTGATTTAGTTGCCCTCCACAAGAATCTTTTTCCATCAcatgaaaagaataaatttcAACCTTTAGGACTAATTGCACTTGTCAAGATTCTATCCTTCCATTACTTTCCATAATATCCGGATCTGATAACGAGCAAGATGGCACTAGAAAGACGCAAAATTTCTCCTTCAAGCATTGGCACCCTCGGTAGTTGCGATAGTCGTTGTTGGTTGTTGAGAAGCTTGTGAATCTGAAGTATTCACCAtatgaaatatttaaaatataacaaatGTTTGCCATTATAAATTCAATCAAGAACAATATTTGTTTATCTACTTAAGATAAAGATTAAAAGACaatgtctatcttatgaaatgttgtacaacataaataaattaacaaaaataaaatcaaaatgcgctAATATTATAGAACATCATCAAGCTATTGCAGATTATAACAGATTATAGAATATAATGATTGGAAAAAATATGAAGCAGCAGATTTATTATGATTGAAATGGCATCAGCAGCTATTCGTTAGAGTTATTATTACTAGCTGAGCACATCCTAATATTTAGATCATCATATGcaaagaaatat
This genomic window from Phoenix dactylifera cultivar Barhee BC4 unplaced genomic scaffold, palm_55x_up_171113_PBpolish2nd_filt_p 001509F, whole genome shotgun sequence contains:
- the LOC103722405 gene encoding 7-deoxyloganetin glucosyltransferase-like isoform X2: MEKPHAVMIPFPSPGHINPMLQLAKVLHFKGFHITFINTEFSYHCMLKSAAPDVLRGPSDFRLETIPDGLSPSDRESPEYNVAEQLGIPALVFCTMSACGFMGALHLGELVQRGYIPLKDKSCITNGYLDTIIDWIPGMKGIRLGDISSFVRAVDRDDMFLNFEKETASNALRAWGLILNTFDHMECDVLRAMKHMFPQMYALGPLPALLNRLTEKQRNPICLSLWKEDSSCMEWLNTQRDSSVIYVNFGSLTVMTTQQLVEFAWGLAESKHPFLWIIRPDLVAGGLAALPEEFITETKGRSLLASWCSQEEVLSHSSIGGFLTHSGWNSTLESVCSGVPMICWPSFAEQYTNCRYACKEWGIGMEIDQEVKREQVKGLIKELMEGDRGQEVRKSVMKWKEMAKQATSQGGSSYASMERLIIDLNPEKIAA
- the LOC103722405 gene encoding 7-deoxyloganetin glucosyltransferase-like isoform X1: MEKPHAVMIPFPSPGHINPMLQLAKVLHFKGFHITFINTEFSYHCMLKSAAPDVLRGPSDFRLETIPDGLSPSDRESPEYSTKFYLSTKINSVAPLRELLSELNNSSRTPPITCIIFNWLMTFSLDVAEQLGIPALVFCTMSACGFMGALHLGELVQRGYIPLKDKSCITNGYLDTIIDWIPGMKGIRLGDISSFVRAVDRDDMFLNFEKETASNALRAWGLILNTFDHMECDVLRAMKHMFPQMYALGPLPALLNRLTEKQRNPICLSLWKEDSSCMEWLNTQRDSSVIYVNFGSLTVMTTQQLVEFAWGLAESKHPFLWIIRPDLVAGGLAALPEEFITETKGRSLLASWCSQEEVLSHSSIGGFLTHSGWNSTLESVCSGVPMICWPSFAEQYTNCRYACKEWGIGMEIDQEVKREQVKGLIKELMEGDRGQEVRKSVMKWKEMAKQATSQGGSSYASMERLIIDLNPEKIAA